A genomic segment from Pedobacter sp. MC2016-14 encodes:
- a CDS encoding NAD(P)-dependent oxidoreductase, with protein MKAFLGIGLLGSNFVKAMLAKGEQVQVWNRTAEKALVLEADGAKAFEEAAKAVEGADIIHLTLKDDAAVDEVLAKAAAGFKPGAIIIDHSTTSAEGAIKRTKHWKDAGFRYLHAPVFMGPINALESSGVMLVSGDQEFIATVKPELSKMTGKVMDFGEMEGKAAGIKLLGNLFILAVTAGLSDSLQLAKASNISPEDVISLFSEWNPATSLTGRIKKMSAGDFSNPSWELTMARKDAGLMIDTAKAGGQTLITTPSIAEVMDTWIDKGSGSDDWMVISKEI; from the coding sequence ATGAAAGCATTTTTAGGGATCGGATTATTGGGTTCAAACTTTGTAAAAGCAATGCTGGCCAAAGGAGAGCAGGTACAGGTTTGGAACAGAACAGCAGAAAAAGCGCTGGTATTAGAAGCGGATGGTGCCAAAGCATTTGAAGAAGCAGCAAAAGCTGTAGAAGGAGCAGATATCATCCACCTTACACTTAAGGATGATGCTGCCGTGGATGAGGTATTGGCAAAAGCTGCCGCCGGATTTAAACCTGGAGCCATAATTATAGATCACAGTACCACTTCAGCAGAAGGCGCAATTAAGCGAACAAAACATTGGAAAGATGCCGGCTTCCGGTATTTACATGCACCTGTATTTATGGGCCCCATAAATGCGTTGGAAAGTTCTGGAGTTATGCTCGTATCTGGCGACCAAGAGTTTATTGCCACTGTAAAACCAGAATTATCAAAAATGACAGGGAAAGTAATGGATTTTGGAGAGATGGAAGGAAAAGCAGCTGGTATTAAGCTACTCGGCAACCTTTTTATCCTGGCTGTAACGGCAGGCCTTTCAGATAGCCTTCAACTGGCAAAAGCATCCAATATTTCTCCTGAAGATGTCATTAGCTTATTCAGTGAATGGAACCCTGCTACTTCTTTAACAGGCAGGATAAAAAAAATGAGTGCTGGTGATTTTAGTAATCCTTCCTGGGAGCTGACCATGGCCCGTAAAGATGCAGGCCTTATGATAGATACTGCTAAAGCTGGCGGTCAAACCCTAATCACAACTCCGTCAATTGCCGAAGTTATGGACACCTGGATTGATAAAGGTAGTGGTTCTGATGACTGGATGGTGATTTCTAAGGAAATATAA
- a CDS encoding Crp/Fnr family transcriptional regulator → MNSLIENISFYHPLAEQTKVELLKICKLEKFLKNEDILKAGESARHYYFVHSGLLGYHTSDDAGNIIYKIFFEENSFVASTASIINGQPSNFTITALEESALVIFPARAFRQLIEKYHDLALAYLKYLEHNWVIKKEQMEIDLKWQTAKERYHSLKANQALFNRLKLHQIASYLGITPTQLSRIRKEEG, encoded by the coding sequence ATGAATAGTCTGATTGAAAATATTTCTTTTTATCATCCTCTAGCGGAACAAACGAAGGTTGAATTGCTCAAGATCTGCAAACTTGAAAAGTTTTTAAAGAATGAGGATATTTTGAAGGCCGGGGAATCTGCAAGGCATTATTATTTTGTCCATAGCGGACTGCTCGGTTACCATACCTCCGATGATGCGGGAAATATTATTTACAAGATCTTTTTTGAAGAAAATAGTTTTGTTGCTTCAACCGCTTCGATTATAAATGGCCAACCAAGCAATTTTACCATTACCGCTTTAGAAGAATCAGCACTCGTTATATTTCCGGCAAGAGCATTCAGACAACTTATCGAAAAATACCACGACTTGGCACTTGCTTATCTGAAATACCTTGAACATAATTGGGTAATCAAAAAAGAACAGATGGAAATTGATTTAAAATGGCAAACCGCTAAAGAACGTTATCACTCACTTAAAGCAAATCAGGCTTTATTCAATAGATTGAAATTACATCAAATTGCCTCCTATCTGGGTATTACACCAACGCAGTTAAGTAGAATCAGGAAGGAAGAAGGTTAA
- a CDS encoding OsmC family protein, with the protein MKHQYKLSIQWTGNKGRGTSDYKCYDRSYTLQIDNKIDLAGSADPTFRGDKHKHNPEDMLLAALSSCHMLSFLHVCAVGGVVVLEYTDHATGEMLTSSDGSGHFTSVTLNPVVVVAEASMLRKLEAYHEKANQLCFIANSVNFPVHHHGIATALA; encoded by the coding sequence ATGAAACACCAGTATAAATTATCTATCCAGTGGACAGGGAATAAAGGCCGGGGCACCTCAGATTACAAATGTTACGACCGCAGTTATACCCTGCAAATTGACAACAAAATTGATTTGGCGGGTTCAGCTGATCCAACTTTTCGGGGAGACAAGCATAAACACAATCCGGAAGACATGCTGCTGGCTGCCTTAAGTTCCTGTCATATGCTGTCTTTTTTGCATGTATGTGCAGTGGGCGGCGTAGTGGTGCTTGAATATACGGACCATGCTACGGGAGAGATGCTGACCAGTTCTGATGGTTCCGGTCATTTTACCTCTGTTACGTTAAACCCTGTAGTAGTGGTAGCAGAGGCATCCATGCTCCGAAAATTGGAGGCCTATCATGAAAAAGCAAATCAACTATGCTTTATTGCCAATTCGGTCAATTTTCCTGTACATCATCATGGTATTGCTACAGCCTTAGCTTAG
- the nudK gene encoding GDP-mannose pyrophosphatase NudK, whose translation MIDNIKVIDTQLLSDNWYVLRKITYEFTKKNGAKITQSREVYDRGNGATILLFNRVQKTVILTKQFRLPTFVNGNETGMLIETCAGLLDRDNAEDCIRRETEEETGYKITEVKKVFEAYMSPGSVTEILYFFIAEYAKEMKVNEGGGLEDEEENIEVLELDIEKAMQMIGDGQIRDGKTIMLLQHIKLNNIL comes from the coding sequence ATGATTGATAATATAAAAGTTATAGATACCCAACTCCTATCGGACAATTGGTATGTACTTAGAAAGATAACCTACGAGTTCACTAAAAAGAATGGCGCAAAAATAACCCAGAGCCGAGAAGTCTACGACAGAGGGAACGGAGCAACAATCCTGCTCTTTAATAGAGTACAAAAAACGGTAATTCTTACAAAGCAGTTCCGCCTCCCAACCTTTGTTAACGGCAATGAAACAGGAATGCTGATAGAGACATGCGCCGGTCTGTTGGACAGGGACAATGCAGAGGACTGCATCAGACGTGAAACAGAAGAAGAAACCGGATACAAAATCACAGAAGTAAAAAAAGTATTTGAAGCTTACATGTCACCAGGTTCGGTAACCGAAATTTTATACTTTTTTATTGCCGAATACGCAAAAGAAATGAAGGTAAATGAAGGTGGCGGGCTGGAAGATGAAGAAGAAAATATTGAGGTGCTGGAACTGGATATTGAAAAAGCGATGCAAATGATTGGAGATGGCCAGATTAGGGATGGTAAAACCATAATGCTTCTTCAACACATTAAACTCAATAATATTTTATGA
- a CDS encoding porin family protein: MKKLSLVLLAVVCYFNALSQEKGSFEFGFNVGYNAATVTSGTNTNSSYRSGFNAGVIADYFFSDRWSIKTKLTYDQKGWADGFVRDTDSGQEFKTNFNIDYLSIPLMANWHFGRKRNWYLHFGPYAGILLSSKDSRFSNDLKPYTHNTDIGLGYGIGVKLPVANRVKIILELDGQEGFTDVFKQNDVDQSFKNSRSGFNAGLLFQLK, encoded by the coding sequence ATGAAAAAATTAAGCTTGGTACTACTTGCAGTAGTATGTTATTTTAACGCTCTTTCTCAAGAAAAAGGCAGTTTTGAATTCGGGTTCAACGTAGGTTATAACGCGGCTACCGTAACTAGTGGTACAAATACAAACAGCAGTTATAGAAGTGGTTTTAACGCTGGTGTTATTGCCGACTATTTCTTCTCTGACAGATGGAGTATTAAAACCAAATTAACTTATGACCAAAAAGGCTGGGCTGATGGCTTCGTCAGAGATACTGACAGCGGTCAGGAGTTTAAAACCAATTTCAACATTGATTACCTGAGTATACCATTGATGGCAAACTGGCATTTTGGTCGTAAAAGAAACTGGTATCTTCACTTTGGACCTTATGCCGGCATTCTACTAAGTTCAAAGGATAGTCGCTTTAGCAATGACCTTAAACCATATACACATAATACAGACATTGGTTTAGGTTACGGAATAGGTGTTAAACTTCCTGTTGCCAACCGTGTTAAAATCATTCTAGAACTTGATGGACAAGAAGGCTTCACAGATGTATTTAAACAGAATGACGTTGATCAAAGCTTTAAAAACAGCAGGTCAGGTTTCAATGCCGGACTGCTTTTCCAATTGAAATAA
- a CDS encoding MFS transporter, whose translation MKTQQERTQFTGYQVIVIVMLAMTQFTVILDFMIMSPLGDMLMKSLNLKPAAFGIAVSAYAFSAGLSGLLTAGFADKFDRKKLLLFFYTGFILGTIFCGLVHTYPLLLAARIITGLFGGVIGSISMAIIADIFSLQQRGRVMGFVQMGFGASQVLGVPIGLAIANIWGWEAPFLMTAALAVIIAVFILFKLKPVTQHLLVQQDKSALSHLWHTVAKRNYRIGFAATALLSIGGFMLMPFGSAFAINNLGISTKQLPTLFMVSGISSLVIMPLIGRLSDKISKFKIFTFATIWLMIVCVLYTNLSLTPFWLVLIFNVLMMMGMLSRMVPSTALTSAVPDLADRGAFMSINASLQQIAGGVGAAVSGMIVVQQTKNSPLEHYNMVGYVIVVISALSIFLLYRVSQIINQKP comes from the coding sequence ATGAAAACACAGCAGGAGCGTACGCAATTTACAGGATATCAGGTCATCGTGATCGTGATGTTGGCCATGACCCAGTTTACGGTGATACTGGATTTTATGATTATGTCGCCGCTAGGAGATATGCTCATGAAGTCGCTCAACCTTAAGCCAGCTGCGTTTGGTATTGCGGTATCGGCTTATGCCTTTAGCGCGGGACTTTCTGGTTTACTCACCGCAGGCTTTGCCGATAAATTTGACCGTAAAAAATTGCTGCTGTTTTTCTACACAGGATTCATCCTGGGCACAATTTTCTGCGGGCTTGTACATACCTATCCTTTATTGCTTGCTGCAAGAATCATTACAGGGCTTTTTGGCGGTGTAATTGGTTCTATTTCCATGGCCATTATTGCCGATATTTTCTCCCTGCAGCAACGGGGCCGTGTAATGGGCTTTGTACAGATGGGTTTCGGGGCCAGTCAGGTGCTTGGTGTACCTATTGGATTGGCCATTGCCAATATTTGGGGATGGGAAGCTCCTTTTTTAATGACGGCAGCGCTGGCGGTCATTATTGCGGTATTCATTCTTTTCAAATTAAAACCTGTTACACAGCATCTTTTGGTGCAGCAAGACAAATCGGCTTTAAGCCATTTATGGCATACAGTTGCCAAACGTAACTATCGCATTGGCTTCGCAGCTACGGCTTTACTATCTATCGGAGGTTTTATGCTGATGCCATTTGGCAGTGCCTTTGCCATCAATAACCTGGGGATAAGTACAAAACAACTGCCTACGCTTTTTATGGTATCTGGTATAAGTTCATTGGTGATCATGCCTTTAATTGGCCGCCTTAGTGATAAAATAAGCAAATTTAAAATCTTTACTTTTGCCACCATTTGGTTAATGATAGTTTGTGTATTGTATACCAATTTATCCCTAACCCCATTTTGGCTGGTGCTGATTTTTAATGTTTTAATGATGATGGGTATGCTCAGCAGAATGGTTCCTTCAACAGCTTTAACGAGTGCCGTACCAGATCTGGCAGATCGTGGCGCATTTATGAGCATCAATGCTTCGCTGCAACAAATTGCTGGCGGTGTGGGTGCTGCGGTTTCGGGAATGATTGTGGTACAGCAAACCAAAAACAGCCCTTTAGAACATTACAATATGGTAGGTTATGTCATCGTAGTCATCTCGGCATTGAGTATCTTTTTGCTTTACCGGGTAAGTCAAATTATCAATCAAAAACCATGA
- a CDS encoding RidA family protein, which yields MRKFHLTNDKNLFDPTPYGFSHTAIVPENSTLFFISGQSGAEDKNHKLSSDFRTQVKFALQNITTILNSNGLKPENVAKFTILIVDHSLEKLQIYNEELKKIWKVVPYPASTLIPVPCLAIDGMKVEIDAIAVSQF from the coding sequence ATGAGAAAATTTCATCTTACTAATGATAAAAACCTTTTTGACCCAACTCCATATGGGTTCAGTCACACTGCAATTGTACCAGAAAATAGTACGCTATTTTTTATTTCTGGTCAAAGTGGAGCAGAAGATAAAAACCACAAGCTGAGTTCCGACTTTAGGACGCAAGTAAAATTCGCACTCCAAAACATCACAACAATCCTCAATTCTAATGGCCTAAAACCAGAAAACGTTGCCAAATTCACCATTCTTATTGTCGACCACAGCCTGGAAAAACTACAAATTTATAACGAAGAGTTAAAGAAAATCTGGAAAGTTGTACCTTATCCAGCAAGCACACTGATTCCTGTACCCTGCCTGGCAATTGATGGCATGAAGGTAGAAATTGATGCTATCGCCGTTAGTCAATTTTGA